A portion of the Streptomyces erythrochromogenes genome contains these proteins:
- a CDS encoding DUF4913 domain-containing protein, with the protein MTGREEVPPPGEEVELYFSDVFAFVKEFLAPTVRRRLNGSSATWCPRWWEHPEAGARLSALWLAWEQLRLEPTLGLSTWWLHHADPHLRVLMDTDLGPFAACSPKEGGHTAYPFDTLPLEEYDPEAQPL; encoded by the coding sequence GTGACCGGTCGCGAAGAGGTTCCGCCCCCCGGCGAGGAGGTCGAGCTCTACTTCTCGGACGTCTTCGCCTTCGTCAAGGAGTTCCTCGCCCCGACGGTGCGCCGCCGGCTGAACGGGTCCTCCGCCACCTGGTGCCCCCGCTGGTGGGAGCACCCCGAGGCCGGCGCGCGGCTGTCCGCGCTGTGGCTGGCCTGGGAGCAGCTGCGCCTGGAACCCACGCTCGGCCTGTCGACGTGGTGGCTGCACCACGCCGATCCGCACCTGCGCGTGCTGATGGACACCGACCTGGGCCCGTTCGCGGCCTGTTCACCCAAGGAGGGCGGGCACACCGCGTACCCCTTCGACACGCTCCCGCTGGAGGAGTACGACCCCGAGGCCCAGCCCCTGTAA
- a CDS encoding peptidoglycan DD-metalloendopeptidase family protein: MVAPAVLAAASKAAKVAKAAKSAAQVASGQGGGGGKKKNNRKWLLLVAGAGAMPALGILLVIVILVSALVGGLGGGAAQAACGNYGENAAAGNTGDKAATNPIMPAGKMYMPSDTARDEIPPKMILASMRAAARYDGLDWTIIAGQMYQETKYGQDKSAASGGDNGMGYKGLLQFGDDAWHDYGDDGNGDRQKDRYNIDDAAFGAANFIHALKVETNAWDALLTYSGSNKSNTVYPRVVLTQAARYRGTLTGDKDLINRWYAHLKATVEQNPGFPVLGKDADIPEPVNNNAQPSEALSIRSSGPRSWSTPPLGGGGQGTTAAMAPVAFSRPLAAPFRPDDPPATTDGKNWQWPLKEGTYKVGTKYHAEGPHWSLGYHTGLDLESPVSTPIYAPADGKVVKLGSGGAYGNETRLEHAGGIITLYAHQSTVSVKMGDTVKRGDQIGAVGLTGNTTGAHLHWEVLMPGVDDPFRSGQDNGPGQIDPQAWLAGKITASPDYGGVPGGDGKGKGKDADYRDCAKNGKGTAVPPDGLGSTGPIPDVDDQVVRAALGWAQRGIGKPYVWAAGRLQGDNPTSFDCSSFTQWIYYQASDGKINIGYTTYDQQPNLKPYKVDLSQTKPGDVIFFQPSSAGSEHVGIVWDPAKHTILHAPRPGKNVEFSNWEWQGQITGVYRVPTGGTFP; this comes from the coding sequence GTGGTGGCTCCTGCCGTACTGGCGGCCGCGTCGAAGGCCGCCAAGGTGGCGAAGGCCGCCAAGAGCGCGGCCCAGGTCGCCTCGGGGCAAGGCGGCGGAGGCGGAAAGAAGAAGAACAACCGCAAATGGCTGCTGCTGGTCGCCGGCGCCGGCGCGATGCCGGCCCTCGGCATCCTGCTCGTCATCGTCATCCTGGTCAGCGCCCTCGTCGGCGGCCTGGGCGGGGGTGCCGCCCAGGCCGCCTGCGGCAACTACGGGGAGAACGCGGCGGCGGGCAACACCGGTGACAAGGCGGCGACGAACCCGATCATGCCCGCCGGCAAGATGTACATGCCGAGCGACACCGCCCGCGACGAGATACCTCCGAAGATGATCCTCGCCTCGATGCGCGCAGCCGCACGCTACGACGGCCTCGACTGGACGATCATCGCCGGGCAGATGTACCAGGAGACCAAGTACGGCCAGGACAAGTCCGCGGCCTCCGGCGGCGACAACGGCATGGGCTACAAGGGCCTGCTCCAGTTCGGTGATGACGCCTGGCACGACTACGGCGACGACGGCAACGGCGACCGCCAGAAGGACCGCTACAACATCGACGACGCGGCCTTCGGCGCGGCCAACTTCATCCACGCGCTGAAGGTGGAGACCAACGCCTGGGACGCGCTGCTCACCTACTCCGGCTCGAACAAGAGCAACACCGTCTACCCCCGCGTGGTCCTCACCCAGGCCGCCCGTTACCGCGGCACCCTCACCGGCGACAAGGACCTGATCAACCGCTGGTACGCACACCTGAAGGCCACCGTCGAGCAGAACCCAGGCTTCCCCGTCCTCGGAAAGGACGCGGACATCCCCGAGCCGGTCAACAACAACGCCCAGCCGAGCGAGGCTCTGAGCATCCGCTCCTCCGGCCCCCGCAGCTGGTCCACCCCGCCCCTCGGCGGCGGCGGACAGGGCACGACGGCGGCCATGGCACCGGTCGCGTTCTCCCGCCCGCTCGCGGCCCCGTTCCGTCCGGACGATCCGCCGGCGACGACCGACGGCAAGAACTGGCAGTGGCCGCTCAAGGAGGGCACGTACAAGGTCGGCACCAAGTACCACGCGGAGGGTCCGCACTGGAGCCTCGGCTACCACACCGGGCTCGACCTGGAATCGCCCGTCAGCACCCCGATCTACGCCCCGGCCGACGGCAAGGTCGTCAAGCTCGGCAGCGGCGGGGCGTACGGCAACGAGACACGCCTGGAGCACGCGGGCGGCATCATCACCCTGTACGCCCACCAGAGCACGGTCTCGGTGAAGATGGGCGACACCGTCAAGCGCGGCGACCAGATCGGCGCGGTCGGGCTCACCGGTAACACCACGGGCGCCCACCTCCACTGGGAGGTGCTGATGCCAGGTGTCGACGACCCCTTCCGCAGCGGCCAGGACAACGGCCCCGGTCAGATCGACCCCCAGGCATGGCTGGCCGGCAAGATCACGGCGAGCCCGGACTACGGCGGCGTGCCCGGCGGCGACGGCAAGGGCAAGGGCAAGGACGCCGACTACCGCGACTGTGCCAAGAACGGCAAGGGCACCGCCGTCCCGCCGGACGGCCTCGGCTCGACCGGGCCCATCCCCGACGTCGACGACCAGGTGGTGCGGGCGGCACTCGGCTGGGCGCAGCGCGGCATCGGCAAGCCCTACGTCTGGGCGGCCGGCCGTCTGCAGGGCGACAACCCCACGTCCTTCGACTGCTCCAGCTTCACGCAGTGGATCTACTACCAAGCCAGCGACGGAAAGATCAACATCGGCTACACCACCTACGACCAACAGCCCAACCTCAAGCCCTACAAGGTCGACCTGAGCCAGACCAAGCCGGGCGACGTGATCTTCTTCCAGCCCAGCTCGGCGGGTTCCGAACACGTCGGCATCGTCTGGGACCCGGCCAAGCACACGATCCTCCACGCCCCGAGGCCGGGCAAGAACGTCGAATTCAGCAACTGGGAGTGGCAGGGGCAGATCACGGGCGTCTACCGGGTGCCGACCGGAGGGACGTTCCCCTGA
- a CDS encoding type IV secretory system conjugative DNA transfer family protein, giving the protein MATEPQKKPRAEDDWTVEIVLLVVGALALLSAAWLAARLGASFVGEPDPPGNPVSFAVALATGDYAWPGGAANAIAAAEALLVAGLVTAGYRIRQRLRDKPDVDRAARHMVDGADLGKLTMKGAAATAERLGVQAQVPGVFIGRSVKGRQPLFGSFEDMHVDIWGPRTGKTTRRAIPAILNAPGAVLVTSNKRDIVDGTRGPRQARGQVWVFDPQQVAQEPPTWWWNPLSYVTDVAKARKLADHFASGSRDADASTDAFFDPAGQDLLANLLLAAATAKASITQIYTWLSNPKDDTPERILRSAGHVMPADSLAGVITAPDKQRSGIYGVAQQMASCLINPEVNKWVTPMGPTDRPEFDPREFVRTCSTLYSLSREGSDSAGPLVTALTVAVVEAAEEYATTQRGGRLSLPMVGVLDEAANVCRWRALPDLYSHYGSRGIVLMTILQSWAQGVEVWGDRGMEKLWSAANIRVYGGGVSDTRFLGDLSELAGEYELREYSATQEAEFGGWSGNRTVNESVRRERVLQVSDLGSMPPGRALVLASGTKPVLVETIPWWEGPYAREVKASLSKYDPGAAR; this is encoded by the coding sequence ATGGCCACCGAACCACAGAAGAAGCCGCGCGCCGAAGACGACTGGACGGTGGAGATCGTCCTGCTCGTGGTCGGCGCCCTGGCCCTCCTGTCCGCCGCCTGGCTCGCCGCCCGCCTCGGCGCGTCGTTCGTCGGCGAGCCGGATCCGCCCGGCAACCCCGTGTCCTTCGCCGTGGCCCTGGCCACGGGCGACTACGCGTGGCCGGGCGGCGCGGCCAACGCCATCGCGGCCGCCGAGGCCCTGCTGGTCGCCGGGCTGGTCACCGCCGGCTACCGGATACGGCAGCGGCTGCGAGACAAACCGGACGTGGACCGCGCCGCCCGACACATGGTGGACGGCGCGGACCTCGGCAAGCTCACCATGAAGGGGGCGGCCGCCACCGCAGAGCGCCTCGGCGTACAGGCCCAGGTGCCCGGTGTGTTCATCGGCCGGTCGGTGAAGGGCAGGCAGCCGCTGTTCGGCTCCTTCGAGGACATGCACGTCGACATCTGGGGTCCCCGTACCGGCAAGACGACCCGGCGCGCCATCCCGGCGATCCTGAACGCCCCCGGGGCGGTGCTCGTCACCTCCAACAAGCGGGACATCGTCGACGGCACGCGCGGGCCGCGCCAGGCCCGCGGGCAGGTGTGGGTCTTCGACCCGCAGCAGGTGGCCCAGGAGCCGCCGACCTGGTGGTGGAACCCCCTCTCGTACGTCACCGACGTGGCCAAGGCCCGCAAACTGGCCGACCACTTCGCCTCGGGCTCGCGCGACGCCGATGCCTCCACCGACGCGTTCTTCGACCCTGCGGGCCAGGACCTCCTCGCCAACCTGCTGCTCGCGGCGGCGACCGCCAAGGCGTCCATCACCCAGATCTACACCTGGCTGTCCAACCCGAAGGACGACACCCCCGAGCGCATCCTGCGCAGCGCCGGGCACGTCATGCCCGCCGACTCCCTGGCGGGCGTGATCACGGCTCCCGACAAACAGCGCAGCGGCATCTACGGCGTCGCCCAGCAGATGGCGTCCTGCCTGATCAACCCCGAGGTCAACAAGTGGGTGACCCCGATGGGTCCGACCGACCGCCCCGAGTTCGATCCCCGCGAGTTCGTCCGCACCTGCTCGACCCTCTACTCGCTCTCCCGCGAGGGCAGTGATTCCGCGGGCCCGCTGGTGACGGCGCTGACCGTGGCCGTCGTCGAGGCTGCCGAGGAGTACGCCACCACCCAGCGGGGCGGCCGGCTGTCGCTCCCCATGGTCGGGGTCCTGGACGAGGCGGCGAACGTCTGCCGCTGGCGTGCCCTGCCCGACCTCTACTCGCACTACGGATCGCGCGGCATCGTCCTGATGACGATCCTCCAGTCCTGGGCCCAGGGCGTCGAGGTGTGGGGCGACCGGGGCATGGAGAAGCTCTGGTCCGCCGCGAACATCCGGGTCTACGGTGGCGGCGTCTCCGACACCCGCTTCCTCGGCGACCTCTCGGAGCTGGCGGGCGAGTACGAGCTCCGCGAGTACTCCGCGACGCAGGAGGCCGAGTTCGGCGGCTGGTCCGGAAACCGGACGGTGAACGAGTCGGTCCGCCGCGAACGCGTGCTCCAGGTCTCCGACCTGGGCTCGATGCCCCCGGGCCGTGCCCTCGTCCTGGCCTCGGGCACCAAACCGGTCCTGGTGGAGACGATCCCCTGGTGGGAGGGCCCGTACGCCCGCGAGGTCAAGGCCTCCCTGTCCAAGTACGACCCCGGAGCCGCCCGCTGA
- a CDS encoding DUF5956 family protein, whose product MSWDEDGTPHPLAQRRTGRSELEADQLPEMRELEVLGWELAPEDLRWVFLPYVWPPAARTWIPDRSTHWAVDTELDGHGHITGVECAPLPDPDLRELDREADAALAALGLPPRPRGRLWLLRPVGPFTTVAAVLDHLDALAAAAPSPDLPSLARTELAALHESF is encoded by the coding sequence ATGTCGTGGGACGAGGACGGAACACCGCACCCGCTCGCACAGCGCCGCACCGGCCGCAGCGAGCTGGAGGCGGACCAGCTGCCGGAGATGCGGGAGCTGGAGGTGCTCGGCTGGGAGCTGGCCCCCGAGGACCTGCGCTGGGTCTTCCTCCCGTACGTCTGGCCCCCCGCGGCCCGCACCTGGATCCCCGACCGCTCCACCCACTGGGCCGTGGACACCGAACTCGACGGCCACGGCCACATCACCGGCGTGGAGTGCGCCCCGCTCCCCGATCCCGACCTGCGCGAACTCGACCGGGAGGCCGACGCGGCCCTCGCCGCCCTCGGCCTCCCGCCACGCCCCCGGGGCCGCCTCTGGCTGCTCCGCCCGGTCGGCCCCTTCACCACCGTCGCCGCGGTCCTCGACCACCTCGACGCCCTCGCCGCGGCAGCCCCCTCCCCGGACCTCCCGTCCCTGGCCCGCACGGAACTGGCCGCACTCCACGAGAGCTTCTAG
- a CDS encoding HD domain-containing protein produces MTWTLDTNSARAALEIASEYADTALLNHSVRSYAFGARYAQDHGLEYDRELFYVAALLHDLGLTAPFDSHTLPFEEAGGHVARVLTAGLGWPADRRARAEEIIVLHMRDDVGAAEDAESHLLQVGTSADVSGLRLAEFDPSFTAGLLAAHPRAGFGPVFTALVEDQAERKPACAAAAYVASGAAARIAANPLDA; encoded by the coding sequence ATGACGTGGACGCTTGACACCAACTCAGCCCGGGCCGCCCTGGAGATCGCGTCGGAGTACGCGGACACGGCGCTCCTGAACCACTCCGTGCGCTCCTACGCCTTCGGCGCGCGGTACGCGCAGGACCACGGCCTGGAGTACGACCGGGAGCTCTTCTACGTGGCGGCCCTCCTGCACGACCTGGGCCTGACCGCGCCGTTCGACAGCCACACCCTGCCCTTCGAGGAGGCGGGCGGCCACGTGGCCCGCGTCCTGACGGCGGGCCTGGGCTGGCCGGCGGACCGCCGGGCCCGCGCCGAGGAGATCATCGTCCTGCACATGCGGGACGACGTGGGCGCGGCCGAGGACGCCGAGAGCCACCTCCTGCAGGTGGGCACCAGCGCCGACGTCTCCGGCCTGCGCCTCGCCGAGTTCGACCCGTCCTTCACGGCAGGCCTCCTCGCCGCCCACCCGCGCGCCGGCTTCGGCCCCGTCTTCACCGCCCTCGTCGAGGACCAGGCGGAGCGCAAGCCCGCCTGCGCGGCCGCCGCCTACGTCGCGAGCGGCGCGGCCGCCCGCATCGCGGCCAACCCCCTGGACGCGTGA
- the codA gene encoding cytosine deaminase: MRMIVRGARLLHTSGLSDVEVGEDGRIARVVPYDDQKEPPATGILIEAHGGLLTATFVEPHIHLDTALTAGEPRPNASGTLWEGIACWSERKRTLTREDVIERATEVLRWQAAHGVLHVRTHCDVTDPSLTALDALAEVRDRVRDVVDLQIVAFPQEGIVSFPDGEALLREAVARGADVVGAIPHFEDTREDGVASLRTAFALAEEHGLRVDAHCDEIDDEQSRFVEVLATLALRSGLRERATASHTTAMGSYNGAYSFKLQRLLSRSGINLVANPFANLNLQGRFDAYPKRRGLTQVREMLAAGVNVAFGHDDVMDPWNALGTANPLQTALVGLYAAQLTGADDIPVAFSMVTDRAARVLGLGADEYGITAGAPASFVLLPAPSPEEAIRRQVRPRYVVSRGSVLAETPPAPTRLAWPGEPPSDVDFTRRLR; the protein is encoded by the coding sequence ATGCGGATGATCGTCCGGGGCGCCCGGCTGCTCCACACATCAGGCCTGTCCGACGTCGAGGTCGGGGAGGACGGCCGCATCGCGCGGGTCGTCCCCTACGACGACCAGAAGGAACCGCCGGCCACCGGCATCCTCATCGAGGCGCACGGCGGCCTGCTCACCGCAACCTTCGTCGAACCGCACATCCACCTCGACACGGCGCTGACCGCCGGCGAGCCGCGGCCCAACGCCTCCGGCACCCTGTGGGAGGGCATCGCCTGCTGGAGCGAGCGCAAGCGCACCCTGACCCGCGAGGACGTGATCGAGCGGGCCACCGAGGTGCTGCGCTGGCAGGCCGCCCACGGCGTGCTGCACGTCCGTACGCACTGCGACGTCACCGACCCGTCCCTCACCGCGCTCGACGCGCTGGCGGAGGTGCGCGACCGGGTGCGGGACGTCGTGGACCTGCAGATCGTCGCCTTCCCGCAGGAGGGCATCGTCTCCTTCCCCGACGGCGAGGCGCTGCTGCGCGAGGCCGTCGCCCGCGGGGCGGACGTCGTCGGCGCGATCCCGCACTTCGAGGACACCCGCGAGGACGGCGTCGCCTCGCTGCGGACCGCCTTCGCGCTGGCGGAGGAGCACGGCCTTCGGGTGGACGCCCACTGCGACGAGATCGACGACGAGCAGTCCCGCTTCGTGGAGGTGCTGGCCACCCTCGCCCTGCGCTCGGGCCTGCGCGAGCGGGCCACCGCCTCCCACACGACGGCCATGGGCTCCTACAACGGCGCCTACAGCTTCAAACTCCAGCGGCTGCTGTCCCGTTCGGGCATCAACCTGGTCGCCAACCCCTTCGCCAACCTCAACCTCCAGGGCCGCTTCGACGCCTACCCCAAGCGGCGCGGCCTCACCCAGGTCCGGGAGATGCTGGCGGCCGGGGTCAACGTGGCCTTCGGCCATGACGACGTGATGGACCCCTGGAACGCCCTCGGCACCGCCAACCCGCTCCAGACCGCCCTCGTCGGCCTGTACGCCGCCCAGCTCACCGGCGCCGACGACATCCCGGTGGCCTTCTCGATGGTGACGGACCGTGCGGCGCGCGTCCTCGGCCTCGGTGCCGACGAGTACGGCATCACCGCCGGCGCCCCCGCCTCCTTCGTCCTCCTGCCCGCGCCCTCGCCCGAGGAGGCGATCCGCCGCCAGGTGCGCCCGCGGTACGTGGTCTCGCGCGGCTCCGTCCTCGCCGAGACCCCGCCCGCCCCGACCCGGCTGGCGTGGCCCGGCGAGCCCCCGTCGGACGTCGACTTCACCCGCCGCCTACGCTGA
- a CDS encoding S9 family peptidase, producing MTSDSEITPETPDWEKRFRAPRVGLPDWAEDAPDRSLFVSNATGTFEIYAWDRATGLQRQATDRPNGTTDGTLSPDGEWIWWFSDTDGDEFGTWVRQPFAGGPDEPATPGLEPSYPAGLAIGRDGTTVVGRSTDEDGSTIHVVRPDRSEPTVVYRHRESAGVGDLSHDGTLLAVEHTEHGDAMHSALRVLTLDGTTVAELDDSRGGTEELGLEVLGFAPVAGDTRLLIGHQRRGRWEPLVWDVATGAEQELAIDLPGDVSAEWYPDGSALLVAHSFEARSELWRYDLAAGELVRVDTPPGTVSGATARPDGTVEYLWSSAAEPSAVRSTAGGVVLDPPGPRPPGSVAVEDAWVEGPGGRIHALVQRPAGHGDGPFPTIFEIHGGPTWHDSDAFAATPAAWLDHGFAVVRVNYRGSTGYGREWTDALKHRVGLIELEDIEAVRAWAVSSGLADPERLVLSGGSWGGYLALLGLGTQPDAWAVGLAAVPVADYVTAYHDEMEALKALDRTLFGGTPEEVPDRFEASSPLTYVDEVKAPVHIAAGVNDPRCPIRQIDNYVDRLAARGAVHEVYRYDAGHGSLVVEERIKQVRMELEFALKHLPARP from the coding sequence ATGACCAGCGACAGCGAGATCACCCCCGAGACGCCCGACTGGGAGAAGAGGTTCCGTGCGCCGCGCGTCGGGCTGCCCGACTGGGCCGAGGACGCCCCGGACCGTTCGCTCTTCGTCTCCAACGCGACCGGCACCTTCGAGATCTACGCCTGGGACCGCGCCACCGGCCTGCAGCGGCAGGCCACCGACCGCCCCAACGGCACCACCGACGGCACCCTCTCCCCCGACGGCGAGTGGATCTGGTGGTTCTCCGACACCGACGGCGACGAGTTCGGCACGTGGGTGCGCCAGCCCTTCGCGGGCGGCCCCGACGAACCGGCCACCCCCGGCCTGGAGCCCTCGTACCCGGCGGGGCTGGCCATCGGGCGCGACGGCACCACCGTCGTCGGGCGCTCCACGGACGAGGACGGCTCGACCATCCACGTGGTCCGCCCGGACCGCTCCGAGCCCACGGTGGTCTACCGGCACCGGGAGTCCGCCGGCGTCGGCGACCTGTCGCACGACGGCACCCTGCTGGCCGTCGAGCACACCGAGCACGGCGACGCGATGCACTCCGCCCTGCGCGTCCTCACCCTCGACGGGACCACCGTCGCCGAGCTGGACGACTCCCGCGGCGGGACCGAGGAGCTCGGCCTGGAGGTGCTCGGCTTCGCCCCGGTCGCGGGCGACACGCGGCTGCTCATCGGCCACCAGCGGCGCGGCCGCTGGGAGCCGCTGGTGTGGGACGTGGCCACCGGCGCCGAGCAGGAGCTCGCGATCGACCTGCCGGGCGACGTCAGTGCCGAGTGGTACCCGGACGGCTCCGCGCTGCTGGTCGCGCACAGCTTCGAGGCGCGCAGCGAGCTGTGGCGCTACGACCTGGCCGCGGGGGAGCTCGTGCGCGTGGACACGCCGCCGGGGACGGTGTCGGGGGCCACCGCGCGGCCCGACGGGACGGTGGAGTACCTCTGGTCCTCGGCCGCCGAGCCCTCGGCGGTACGGTCCACCGCGGGCGGCGTCGTCCTGGACCCGCCGGGCCCCCGGCCGCCGGGCTCGGTGGCCGTGGAGGACGCCTGGGTGGAGGGTCCGGGCGGCCGGATCCACGCGCTCGTACAGCGCCCGGCGGGCCACGGCGACGGCCCCTTCCCGACGATCTTCGAGATCCACGGCGGGCCGACCTGGCACGACAGCGACGCCTTCGCCGCGACCCCGGCTGCCTGGCTGGACCACGGCTTCGCGGTGGTCCGGGTCAACTACCGGGGCTCGACGGGCTACGGCCGCGAGTGGACCGACGCCCTCAAGCACCGGGTCGGCCTGATCGAGCTGGAGGACATCGAGGCGGTCCGCGCGTGGGCGGTCTCGTCGGGCCTCGCGGACCCGGAGCGGCTCGTGCTGTCGGGCGGCTCCTGGGGCGGGTACCTGGCGCTGCTGGGCCTTGGCACGCAGCCCGACGCCTGGGCCGTGGGGCTGGCCGCCGTACCGGTCGCGGACTACGTGACGGCCTACCACGACGAGATGGAGGCGCTGAAGGCCCTGGACCGCACCCTCTTCGGCGGTACGCCGGAGGAGGTCCCGGACCGGTTCGAGGCGTCCTCCCCGCTGACGTACGTGGACGAGGTGAAGGCCCCGGTGCACATCGCGGCCGGCGTGAACGACCCGCGCTGCCCGATCCGGCAGATCGACAACTACGTGGACCGGCTCGCGGCGCGCGGGGCGGTGCACGAGGTGTACCGGTACGACGCGGGGCACGGTTCGCTGGTCGTGGAGGAGCGGATCAAGCAGGTCCGGATGGAGCTGGAGTTCGCGCTGAAGCACCTGCCCGCCCGACCCTGA
- a CDS encoding SURF1 family protein codes for MHRFLLTPRWWGINVFVALAVPFCLFMGSWQLGRFEARVDSHREATAERPVDQVAAPLDSLLPVDTETSGRLASASGEYAEQMLVPERRLDGASGFYVLTLLKTDSGKTLPVVRGWLPGTADPAKAPAAPTGRVEVSGALQASENSGTKGVHAQGGLPAGQLGVIAAATLVNIVPHDLYDAWLTVQTPVDGMLPVPAQAPTNTGLDLKAFQNLGYTGEWFVFVAFVLFMWFRLYRREVETLRDAEAGLVDPADPADPAAQDQSSIGIAPVR; via the coding sequence GTGCACCGGTTTCTCCTGACCCCGCGCTGGTGGGGGATCAACGTCTTCGTCGCGCTCGCGGTCCCCTTCTGCCTGTTCATGGGGTCCTGGCAGCTCGGCCGGTTCGAGGCGCGTGTCGACAGCCACCGGGAAGCGACCGCCGAGCGGCCCGTCGACCAGGTGGCCGCCCCTCTGGACTCGCTGCTGCCGGTCGACACGGAGACCTCCGGACGGCTGGCTTCCGCGTCCGGGGAGTACGCCGAGCAGATGCTGGTGCCCGAGCGGCGGCTCGACGGCGCGTCCGGCTTCTACGTCCTGACGCTGCTGAAGACCGACTCCGGCAAGACCCTCCCGGTGGTCCGGGGCTGGCTGCCGGGCACGGCGGACCCCGCGAAGGCGCCGGCCGCGCCGACGGGCCGGGTCGAGGTGTCCGGGGCCCTGCAGGCCTCGGAGAACTCGGGCACCAAGGGGGTCCACGCGCAGGGCGGTCTGCCCGCCGGGCAGCTCGGCGTGATCGCCGCGGCCACGCTGGTCAACATCGTCCCGCACGACCTGTACGACGCCTGGCTGACGGTGCAGACCCCGGTGGACGGGATGCTTCCGGTACCCGCGCAGGCGCCGACGAACACCGGGCTGGACCTCAAGGCCTTCCAGAACCTCGGCTACACCGGCGAGTGGTTCGTCTTCGTCGCCTTCGTGCTCTTCATGTGGTTCCGGCTCTACCGCCGCGAGGTGGAGACGCTGCGCGACGCGGAGGCGGGCCTCGTCGACCCGGCCGACCCCGCCGACCCCGCCGCGCAGGATCAGTCGTCGATCGGGATCGCACCCGTCCGGTAG
- a CDS encoding SigE family RNA polymerase sigma factor — MAEALLELAVLPARTGILPPRRDFRTPGGGLPVIVPVPPTGTPEAPARSAAPVPGGLVPAQRDSAEAEATGKDETAEVVAGTTVDHLTATYQAHYRSLLGLAALLLDDTASCEDVVQEAFIRVHSARNRVRDREKTLAYLRQTVVNLSRSALRRRILGLKLLSKPMPDMASAEEGAYDQLERDDLIKAMRGLQRRQREVLVLRYFADMTESQVAETLGISLGSVKAYGSRGIAALRVAMEAAQS; from the coding sequence GTGGCAGAGGCACTGCTCGAACTGGCCGTCCTACCGGCACGCACGGGGATCCTCCCGCCGCGCCGGGATTTCCGCACGCCCGGCGGCGGTCTCCCCGTGATCGTTCCCGTCCCGCCGACGGGGACCCCGGAGGCCCCCGCACGGTCCGCCGCACCGGTCCCGGGCGGCCTCGTGCCCGCGCAGCGCGACAGCGCTGAGGCGGAGGCGACCGGCAAGGACGAGACGGCCGAGGTGGTGGCCGGTACCACCGTCGACCACCTCACGGCGACCTACCAGGCGCACTACCGCTCGCTCCTCGGCCTCGCCGCGCTGCTCCTCGACGACACCGCCTCCTGCGAGGACGTGGTGCAGGAGGCGTTCATCCGCGTGCACTCGGCACGCAACCGGGTCCGCGACCGCGAGAAGACCCTGGCGTACCTGCGCCAGACCGTCGTGAACCTCTCGCGGTCAGCCCTGCGCCGGCGCATCCTCGGCCTCAAGCTGCTGTCGAAGCCCATGCCGGACATGGCGAGCGCCGAAGAGGGCGCGTACGACCAGCTGGAACGGGACGACCTGATCAAGGCGATGCGCGGACTCCAGCGTCGCCAGCGCGAGGTGCTGGTGCTGCGCTACTTCGCGGACATGACGGAATCCCAGGTCGCCGAGACGCTGGGGATATCGCTCGGCTCGGTCAAGGCGTACGGATCGCGGGGTATTGCCGCGCTGCGGGTGGCGATGGAGGCTGCGCAGTCATGA